DNA sequence from the Microcebus murinus isolate Inina chromosome 18, M.murinus_Inina_mat1.0, whole genome shotgun sequence genome:
GAAGCAGTAGTTCTGGgattttgtgttctttctctctcctcgGTGGGAGGGACTCGGAGGCATGGAAGAATGTTGTCTGCCTCCTGGGGACTGAAGCGGGTAGATAGAGGAAAGTTTCCCTAAATACCCCACAACCTCCTTCTTCCGGGAACCCCTAGCTGAGCAGGCAGAGAGCAAGGGGTAAACCCTCCAATCTGTTTCCTGACAAAGTCTCAGCCTCCCCttactctcccctcccccactttctCCCTCTGAGCCAGGAGGATAATAAGGTCCCCAACTCTCAGGAAGCCAGTGGGGTTGTAAATTAATGTGGTCCCTAAAGCGTTGTCTGACTTTATCAGCATTCTCACTTCAGTCTATCTCCAGGTGCTGGATTCCAATTTGAGACTGTTTCTCAAATTAGTCCTAAAGAGGAGTGGGGCCGAAGGGGCCGAAGTCGGGTTGTGCCAGTTAAGAAGTGTGAGCAGTGAtctcttcaaaaacattttatagtgTGTGTCTCCTGCCATTGTCAGCATTGCCCACTGTAGGCGCTGGCTGTTGGATAGCAGGTGCGGACTTCCCCAGGGATAGTGTTAGGGATGATCAATGCGACCCAGCCCCATCAGCCATTAATCCAATTTTTCTTTACCTCTCCACACTCCCTCCTTTTCTAAAGTACTTCTAAGAAACTGGTTGCTGGGTtggccacggtggctcatgccacctagcactctagcactctgggaagctgaggaggaggatcacttgaggccaggagttcaagaccagcctgtgaaagagtgagaccccatctctactaaaagtagtaAAAAATTAGCCCgttgtagtggtgcatgcctgtagtcccagctatttgagaggctgaggcaggaggattgcttgagcccagaagtttgaggttgctgtgaactaggctgatgccacggcactctagcctgggcaacagagcaagaccttgtctcaaaaaaaaacaaaaacaaaaagaacaaagaagaaaagaaactgggTGTTGGTTTTCCTGCTAATCAACATCCACTTGCTGCCCTATCACACCTCTCCCAGGATCCTGAGGTCTTAGATTAAAATGCATTTGATTCCAGATTCCAGTGAACATCTGTGGGCAGACTGAAGTGTGTGCAGGTGGGAATACCACACCAGGAATCAGGAGGTCCAACCTGGCTTCATCATCAACTGCTTATTTAAGGGGCCATGTTCTGTTTCTGAGCCTCCTGTAAAAACGGGATAATAATCACTTCTTCTTGGTAGATGTATTGTGAGAATCGAATAGGATCATGTaagtaaaaatctttaaaacagcAGAATGCTATTTCGATCCTAAGTATTCTATTAGGCTACTACATGTCTGTGAAGAGGAGGTAATGTTGGGAAGAAACGCCAACTCTGGGCACTTAGAATGAACAGAGGAGTGGGGTACACCTCCCTGAGCAGATGCTCTGGGCCGGGGGCTGACAGGTTCTTTGCTTAGAGTCACTCTCTTAAGAGCTTGAGGAATCCAAGGTGGAGTCagaggtagaaaagaaaaatggtaggGATCTTCTGAAAAGAGGCCAAGTTTTTTGCAGTTTGACCCCAGCTGGAGAATGTGGTCAGAGGGGAAAGATCCAGAGGACTGTACCATGAGAGCATTGTTCAGTATTGCATATATTAGGAAGTATATTTGGAAGGTGAAGGCCAGGCAGGACGTATAGCCCAACAAGTAGTGAGTGGTGGGTGTCTCTGTTCCTCTTCTGCAGTGCAGCAGAGAAAACAATAACTAGTAAAGGTCAAGAATGTGAGTTCTCAGATCTGAATCTAACCTTGGGTAAGTTATTATACTTAGTCTGTGCTTGTTTCCTCAGTTATAAAATTGGGTTAACAACAGTACTTACCTCTTGATGTTGTGAGATTAGGCAATGTTAAAGCTTTTGCTTATCACAGTATCTGGCATACAgctagtactcaataaatgttactactatttCTACCCTCTGAACCTCATTTTCCTTAGCTATAAATTGAAAATGCTACATCAATGATTCTTTTGGGAGGCTTGCTCTCCCTTCCTGATAGGTCACATGAGGATCACTGGGGgctttttttcaaataacatacACTTACCAGAGACTTTTATTCTACCCTCTaaggcagtggttttcaactaATACTTGCTTGGTAATGACCAGGGGCAGTTTGTCAAAATGCAGATTGCTGAGTCCCAGTGATTCTGACTCAGTACATCGGGAACTGGCCCGAGGAATTCAAACTTTAACAGATGATCCTGATGTAAGTGGGCCCATAGAATCTGTGCATGGGGAAGAGGGCACAACCCCCTAAATCCTCTCTTGTTCCTAGTGAGCATGGTGGGAGACATCAATATATCCCACTTGTTGGGAACCAGTGGACCATATGTTTTCTCCCAGCTTGGACATTCTATGATTTTCAGAAGGAATTCTCATCCCAAACATGCTCACCTAATACTGCTCTGAtctacccacccccacccacccccttctAATTTTAAGCCCTGGCTTAAAATTCATTCCCCaatatctttctctctcctttaatcctcacaataatcccaAGTAGCACCAGCTGGGGTATGCAAGTCATCATTTTCACATCTTGGGAGTTTCCTCCTTTTGCCAAGGGGAAGACCCCTTAAAACACCAAGAACAAGGCAGAGGCCAACAGTAGCAAGGGAGAAccatccccacccctcccaaCAAACACACTGTTGTAAAGATTCTAAACTCTGTAAACTAGGCTTCTGTCTGGGTAGgtaatttcagtttttttaaatcttatacaGCTTGTCTCTGTAGCAAGGAACctagaactttgagaaataaatatttaagagttaTACACAGGCTTATgtctggaaaaaggaaaaaaaagtaaatataaaaaatgaaaaaaaaattttttttaaatttaatattctgGTTATCAGAAGGATGGGCTGGAGCATTTGTTTTGCATCCCCTAACTCTAGTTCCTTTTCAGTTAGTTAGCTCCCTGATAATCGTGGGTGAGGGCTAGACAGGACTTGTGACCATTCATTAAAGGAACAGGCTTCTTGTGGAGTCAGGAAAGAAGTCAGaaagcaggggtggggtggtgcTGGAAGTAGGAGGAAAATGACAAGAGTGGGCAATCCTAAAAGTGTCTAGGAACAACTAGTTGCACTTCCCAAGGTGGGCTCCTTAGGCTTTGGCTGTAGTTACTGCAGAGTACCGTCAATCTCAGACACCCTGCAGATGGAGTCAAGTTAAGAGGTACCAAGGCCTCTTTTGCTTCAGTTTGAGACATAAAACTTCGACCAAAAATGTGTGAGTTTATTAAGCCAGTCTGttgcataaataaattaaaaaaaaaaaatgtgtgagtgtacatgtacacatatgcatGAGCTTGTCCTGGGCCTCACAACTGGAGACACCTCCCTGCTTGGTGCTGCCCACGAGGCTGTGTGTATCAggaaaaagatgctcaaaatccaAATCACCACTTTATTGTGTAGCAGTCACAGTGGTGCCAGTCCCTACTTTTCCCATGTAACCTTTCTCTCATCCAGGGCTCTCTAGGCTTTTTCATGTTTGAGTATCAGAAGTCACGGGCAAAGTCCATTAAGGCCTTCTGCTCCCCTTTTCTCAAATACAGGACAGTGCTCAATTTGAGTCCTGAGAATTAATGTTGCCTCTTAGCTGGTTGTGGCAAGGAGCACGAAAAGCAGTAGAGGTCCCAGGAGAAGGCATAGATTACAGAGGCTGCCCCAAGGGGAGATGGACGGGTAGAGACATTTGTTCATCTTTCACTCTGCAAACTGGTCCAAGAACTTGAGGTAGGCCTGGCGCTGGGGTGCAGCCGCTGGAATGAAGTGGCCACCAGAGTGCGTGAGGGTGATGGCTCCAAGGAATCGGCTCGCCAGTTGCATACTCTCCTGAGAAGGGATGACTCGGTCAGTGTCCCCAAAAACATGGAGTGAAGGCAGTGACAAGGGGCCCTGCAGGATGGGTTCTTTGAGGCCAAGGCCCCGAGGGCAGAAACCAGATACCAGGATGATAAATCTCGGCAAGGGGAAGCGGGGATCTCCCGCCTGGCCCAGAGCACACACAAGGGCTGCGAGGGCGGCACCCTGGCTGAAACCAAGGAGCCCGTCAAAAGGCCCCAGCTTGTTCAGTGCCTGTGCCACCGTTCCCAGGGCCTCCTCCAGACCCCTGCACACTGTGGGCTCTTCCAGCGCGGAGAAAACGTCTGCGTCCTGCTCTGAAAACCACCAGCCTCGAGGCTGCTCCTCCGAAGGGCAGGGCCCTACAGCGACACAGGAGAAGAGAACGGGATCAGGGCAAGGGGAACttcagagggaaagaaaggacaagagggagggagggtttGGGGATGACAGGGAAAAGAGAGGGAACTCGggggagaaaggcagagggaaaggcGGTGGGGAATAAAGGCACCGGCGTGAACTGGAGGCCGCAAGGCGGATGAAGGCGGAAACCTGAGAGGGCAAGGGGCAGTTGAGCgagggaggcggggacaggggaaGTGAGGGGTGTGGGCTGCGTGGAAGGAATGAGGGGACGGTACAAGGCGGGGGTATGCTGAGGGGTGTTGAGGGAGCGAGGCAGAAGGAGAAGACAGCATATTTCCGGAGCAGGGCTCATCTCACCGGAGTCTGGGCCGGCACCCTCGGGGCCCGCCGCGTGGGGAACGGGGTGCGGGCCACTGAGGCACACGAGCTCGGCGCGGCCCCGCAGCGCCTTTCTCAGCGCCCCAGTCTTCTCGCGGAAGCCCAGCTCGCTCTGCCGAAAGCCCGCCAGGCACAAAACCCGCAGGGGCCGCTTTGCGGCCATAGCGCCGGGCAGCGCGCCTCAGAGACACCGGAAGCGATCTTTCCCCGAGCGGAAGTAGAATTATGTGAGGGGAGGAACCAAGAGCCGGCACCACCCTGAAGGCGGGCCCTGGAGCGGGAGGGCGTCCCCATGACAACGGGAGGGGTGGGGCGCAGCCCGAGCCGGGTGGGTACCTGCAACCCCTGAGCGTCTCAAGGAGCGAGCGGCGCCAGCTTCTCGTCTCTGCAGCTGCAGTCCTCGCTAGCCACGGCTGGAGAGGGGCGCGCGCACCCCTCCTGCACCTGAGGTCGCAGACTTTGGTCAGGGTCTCGCTTCTGCAACGTCCTCCCATCCGCTCCCGTGCATTTCCCGTCGCAGTCGCAGGGCGGCGGCCTCGGCTCACGTCGCCAGGGAGGCCCGTGCCAAGGCGGCGCCCAGGGCTGTCCCTCCTCCCCGCCTACCTTCCCCTGCACTAGCCGGCCCCGGGCCTGGGGGGGCCGGTCCCGCCCATGGTTCACAGTCCATGGCCCCAAGGAGCTGCCGGCATAGAAGTCCATCGGGTAGGGCTGCTGCCAGGAAATGTCCCTCAGGGCCACGGCCGCCTCGGGGAGGAAAACAGGACAATAACATTTGCCAACATTTTTCTGCGCCTGGATTATTGAATTCAATAGTCACAATGGCCTAAGAAGAAGATTATTATCCCCATACCACACAAGGAAAATGtgtggcccagagaggttaagggacttgcccaatgccacacagctaggaagtagcTCAGTTGGGGGATTCAAGACAGTCTGACCAGAACCTGTGAAGATAACTTACATgctgcccacccacccccactccactTCAGACGCCTCCGTTGAGAACAAGGTGCAAAACACCCACTCTCTCCCGGAGATTTCCAAAATTTGGTGTTACCTCATAAGGTGTCAGCAGTGGTTTGGGGAAGGCTGTGCCCCAGTCAATGGAGAGACGAGGACATGCCACCTGCACCCACCTGGGAAGGAAAGCTAGGTGAGACCCTCGGTCGCCCCCTCTCCTAGAGCATGCTGAAGAACATGACAGTGTCTCCAACATACCCATTAATTAATAGAATGTATTAATCCTAAAGTAAAGACTTTCACCTACTGCTGTATAGAATACTatattgtttcttgttttctcttgttccttCCACTGACTATAAACTCGCTAGGGCAGCTCATTTGTGATAGTATCCCCAGAACCAAATTTAGTGCCTGGTATAGTGCTGGTGTCAACCACCCCTTGAATTCAATGTCACGCAGAACAACTGTGACATTGCCATTGGCTTTGAGCCCCAAAGCCAGACAAAGCAGGTATGACCCATAGCCAAGGATAACCCCTGCTGAGTAAATGCTCTGTAAACATTAAAATTTCATGACTATGGAAGCTATTCCCATCAACTCCAGCCTTCAGTATGTGTGGGGCAGAACCGAGCTTCTAAGCTGCTTTAGCTGGGTCCAAGCTAGGTAGCTACGGTGGGGAAACTTACACATCCACCTCAGGAAGTAGGCTAAGCTTGCTGGGGAAGATCTCAGAGAGCAGCAGCCTCACAAAGGGAAGTCCCAAGGCTCGGAGTCGAGATTCCAGGTGCTGttgggagaggaaggcagggctggggtccCCATGATCAAACTGCCAAAGTTAAATCCCTTGACCCACTGATTTTTCCAGCGGGTTTCCAGTCAGTCCCCTCCTCCAGAGGCCATCCCAAGCCCTCTGACCTCCAGGATCTTGGGACTGCCCTGGCGGCCCAAAGTGCCCAGAATAAGGCCCCAGGATTTAGCCGAGCGGGCAGTGGCTATGGCTTCTTGGCGAGCAGCCTGCATGCGCTGGTGGTCATAGTGCTCTCTGGACAGAACTTTGCTGTATGGGTCGTACCTGGAAAAGAAGCTGCCAGGGTCACTGTGACAGCCACTCTCAGGACTCCTGCTGAATACACAGCTCCTGACTCAGCCCCTTGGGAATCCTGAAACTTCAGGCCCCGAGCAGGTAATTAGGAACAGAGGCAAGAGCAGGCATTGCTATTGGAAAGATAAGTCCCACAGCTGGACCAGACAGGAGTTGGGGAGGGTTTTAGGACCTCAGTGTGAATCCCAAGGGATGGGTGGACAATAGCAGCCCTGGGCCTAATGCCCAGATCCTGGCCCCAAGTGCTTCAGCCCCAAGTGCTTCAGTGCTTTAGCGCTGGGGACTGTTTAGTGCCTGGAGAATGAGGAGGTTTCAGCTGACTGAGGGCCTCAGTGGCAGGCAGTCCCACCCCTTGCCAGCTGGTCAGCCCAGCCTAGTCCATACCGGTAAGCGGGGACATGGGGGTTGGCAATCATGACAGACTCCAGATGGAAGCGGCCATCTCCAAGATACCTGCAGGGCGTGGAAAGGAGGCTGTGAGTGTGGTGTGAAGCACCAGAAGAGGCACCCGCTGGCTTTCGGAAGTCGGGAGGACTGAGTTTTCAGTCCTGACTGTGCTGCTGCGTATAAACTGGGACAACCCATCATTTCACCTCTTGGGGTCTTGGTTTTATCATGggtaaaataaagaatttgaattGGATGACTGGAAAGTCCTTCTAGTTATGTAATATAGACTCTAAgaaccaccccacccccaccttctggGGGAAGAGTAAAGGAGCATTCAAGGCCATGGTAAGGCCACCAGGGGCTCCAGAGATCCTAATTTGGAAGCTGGGGAACAGATTGTCCCTTACCAAGCTCAATACAGATGTGGGAAGTAGTGTTCAGGGTGTCATCTATGCTGTAAATGAGGCTGCAGGGTGTATACCAGCTACTCTTTGTACAAACTAGCTCTTGTGTCATTACTGAGTTAAAACAGCAGCTACTGTTCATTGGACGTATGCCTTTTATGTACCAGGCCTGGCCTAAGTATCTGATGTGAATGAGTTCGCTCAGTCATTTCTAATAGTCCTCTAAGATATCTAtagcatccccattttacaaaagataCACCTGAGGCTCAGGgatgttaagaaacttgcccCAGATTATCCAACTATTAAGCAATGTAGCAGAGGCTTAACCACCAGGCTTACCAAGCATGCCCTAGGAGATGCTGTGTATAACAGCACTTTCTCAGGCTGTGGAGACCCCAGAGCACGGAATATAATCTGCCTGCAGAagctccttttctccctcttggaGACCACATCTCATTTTGATGAATGGCCAACACTCAGGGTATCCCTCGCTCCAACACACACCTTGAAGGCCCCAAGAGTAGGCATCTATGAGCTCAGAGTTATGCAGGCACTGGCACGGGGGCATCCCCCTGGGGGAGCAGGACTGCCTTGTCTGGGCTGGGGAAGGCCCTGACGTGGCCTGTCTAGGGGCAGGGGTGTCCTGTGTGGGTGCGGCAAGGCCTGTGGGACCAGCATCCAAaatcccagagctaggattgagTCAGGGAGTACCCCTCCCTCCCATTAGCTAGGAGTggggctgctcccctccccagtcccagCCGGGGGAGCTGTGGGCTCTGAGGCTGGCTGCATTCACACAACATTAAGCATTTCCATTACCTAAAATAATTAGGCGGCAGGAGACACGCTGCTTCTGCTTGTTAGCTGTCCGGATGCTAAATTAATGGGGCTGCAGCCTGGGCGTGCCCATCCATCTTCTCCAATTATGTTCCCACCATTTCTAGCCCACCCTCACCCCCCCATCAAGCCATCTaattcctgcccccaccccgggcATAGCTTCCTGGAGAGTGGACTGAGCACTGGAGAGAGAGACAGTAAGCCTGAAGTCTAGTCCCTGTTTGGTCCCCACCTTGcagtatgaccttgggcaaacagGTAGGGAGCATTAGACTCCATTTCTGTCCTGTATGATAAACCTCAGGCTCCCTCCCAGGGTACATTTCCTATGTCTCTACGACTTGGCCCCCACTTTTAACTTACACAACAGCCTCCACCTCTTTGGGCAGCCGGGGGGACGTGCAGCCTAGAATCTCCCCAGGGGACAGGGGCTTGCACTGTGGGACACTCACTTGATACTCAGCTTTCAGCTCCTGGGCAGCTGCCTGTAGGGATAATGAGGGAAGGGAAGCAAGtagctggggaaggagggacagggccAGAGGAGTGGCCTGGAGCACCTGGCATGAGGACCCAGGGGTGGCCTGGAGAGTGGGTGCTGTCTGCCTCCTGGGCTGCTGAGGACCCTCACTCCACTCACCTGCAAGGTTGACACAAACTGAATGGTGCTGACAAGAGCAAGGACACTGGCTGGGGGAAAGGTGAGGCGGATGGAGTCCAGTAGGTGGGTAGTGTCTATCCGGATGTCCACAAAGACATACAGCACCCGGAAGTCTTGGGCCGAGGTGTCCATGGGAACTGAGAGAAGGGCAAAGTTCAGGAGACTTTGTTTTGGAAGGCCGGAGGAACAGAGGGCCTGACCCAGGCTGAGGTCTCTAAGCAGCCAGGACCAGTGGCTTCAGCCTGAGGGTAGAATGAGGAGGTGTGAAAGGAAGGGGTAACAGGTCCCCTAGAAGCTCCTTCTTGGTCAGCCTTCTCTGTCATTCGGCCGGGGGCCCAGCCTGCTCTACCACCAACAGCCTTTCAAACACCCGCATCTGGGACAGCAGCACAGTTTCCAAGGCAACTGAATCTAAAGGCAAGATCCACCTGCAGAGAAGGAAGGCCAAGGCCATTCCAGAAACCAGGAGGGACCTTGTGCCAGCAAGCAGGACAAGAAGCACTGTGAAGGAGATTAGCGTGCAGCCTGCCTCCTGCtagccctgccaggcccaggtGTCCTGGCCCACCATACCCAGGCAGCTGTGGCCATAGTGCACCAGGAAGTCAGCTCCGAGGGCCCTTGCAGTAAAGTCATCCACACAGCAAGCCCCGTAGGTCACATCACCCATCACCATCACTTCGGCCTCTGTGAACCTGTGGGGGCAGGGATCAGGGTGGGGAATTATGGGGCAGTGACACAGGGTTGAGGTAGGAGAGAACTAACCCTGTGGAGATGTCTCAGGGCCCAGCTcctctctccctatctctctcaATTCCTTGGGTTGGCAGCTGCCACTTCTGCCAACAGAGAGTAGGAGGGGCACAGCTGCTACCTCCCTCAGCACTGGCAGCAGCTCCTGGAACTGCTGCTGCACGAGGACGGTCTCTGTAGCACCCTGATTCCTTTGCGCAGGCTCAGACTGCAAGAGGGACCCCCAAACCCCAGCCTGGCATACATGGGGTCAAACATAGACCCCCCCAGAGCAGTGAGCATGCAAAGGTACCCACTCCCACGTCCCAGCATGGCAGTGTTTGTGGGCATGGATATGTGGATACACACAGCCTCCCCCTCGCCTGGACCCCCACTACCTCCCCACCCATGGGCAGGGCCCCGGGTGCCCAGGATGGGGGACCCATGTACAGCTCCCCCACAGCACATGGCACCACCCACACGCCTCATGCGTCAGGACGAGTGGGCTCTGGCCAGCACACTGCCATGGGATCTGCTGCCAGGCCTGAATCACTAGGGGACGGGGGTAGGTGGGGAAGACCCAGCACCCCTGAACTCGCCACAGGAACAGAGCAGGAGGACCAGCTCTTACCTGAAAAAGACCCACGAGGGGGTGTAGTGCCTGGCTCAGTGATTGGGGTCCCCCCATCCTCCCCCTGTGGGTATGGGGGGGCACTGAGCTGCTGCCAGTcagccccctcctccacccccttccccaaATCAGGCTGTGCACAGAAGCAGATTATTCAGCTCCTTAGAATGCAGCCCAGGCGTCTGAGTCAGCCAGAGcacttaattttttatagattaaaatgtATGCAAATTGGCCTGAGCCCCAGAAAGCATCCCCAAGGGGCAGaagggtgggagcagggaagtGAGTCTGTGGCACAGCATGGGGGAGCCGGATGGGGGgagggcagcagcagggaggtgggaggttCCCAGCACGAGGTgacctcccctttctccttcccctcctccctgttccCGTGCTGAGTTCCCGGTTCCAGATGGCTGAGCACTCACCCTCCTCCCAAGGATGTCTCATTGTATTGAAGAAACTTAGAATAAGGAGGGTAGAGGAACTGAATACCTTCTCCTAGGCACCTCTCT
Encoded proteins:
- the OVCA2 gene encoding esterase OVCA2 codes for the protein MAAKRPLRVLCLAGFRQSELGFREKTGALRKALRGRAELVCLSGPHPVPHAAGPEGAGPDSGPCPSEEQPRGWWFSEQDADVFSALEEPTVCRGLEEALGTVAQALNKLGPFDGLLGFSQGAALAALVCALGQAGDPRFPLPRFIILVSGFCPRGLGLKEPILQGPLSLPSLHVFGDTDRVIPSQESMQLASRFLGAITLTHSGGHFIPAAAPQRQAYLKFLDQFAE
- the DPH1 gene encoding 2-(3-amino-3-carboxypropyl)histidine synthase subunit 1 isoform X1, with the protein product MAALVVSEAAEQGGRPGPGRGRPPRGRLANQIPPEILNNPQLQAAIQVLPSNYNFEIPKTIWRIQQAQAKKVALQMPEGLLLFACTIVDILERFTEAEVMVMGDVTYGACCVDDFTARALGADFLVHYGHSCLVPMDTSAQDFRVLYVFVDIRIDTTHLLDSIRLTFPPASVLALVSTIQFVSTLQAAAQELKAEYQVSVPQCKPLSPGEILGCTSPRLPKEVEAVVYLGDGRFHLESVMIANPHVPAYRYDPYSKVLSREHYDHQRMQAARQEAIATARSAKSWGLILGTLGRQGSPKILEHLESRLRALGLPFVRLLLSEIFPSKLSLLPEVDVWVQVACPRLSIDWGTAFPKPLLTPYEAAVALRDISWQQPYPMDFYAGSSLGPWTVNHGRDRPPQARGRLVQGKVQEGCARPSPAVASEDCSCRDEKLAPLAP
- the DPH1 gene encoding 2-(3-amino-3-carboxypropyl)histidine synthase subunit 1 isoform X2, with the translated sequence MDTSAQDFRVLYVFVDIRIDTTHLLDSIRLTFPPASVLALVSTIQFVSTLQAAAQELKAEYQVSVPQCKPLSPGEILGCTSPRLPKEVEAVVYLGDGRFHLESVMIANPHVPAYRYDPYSKVLSREHYDHQRMQAARQEAIATARSAKSWGLILGTLGRQGSPKILEHLESRLRALGLPFVRLLLSEIFPSKLSLLPEVDVWVQVACPRLSIDWGTAFPKPLLTPYEAAVALRDISWQQPYPMDFYAGSSLGPWTVNHGRDRPPQARGRLVQGKVQEGCARPSPAVASEDCSCRDEKLAPLAP